A section of the Dehalobacter sp. DCM genome encodes:
- the dsrB gene encoding dissimilatory-type sulfite reductase subunit beta, with amino-acid sequence MAKLDQGPINYKDMLPPIIAENYGQWQYHEIPRPGLLKHVAESGAELYSVRVGSPRLVSLDFVREICDIADTFCDGYLRFTSRNNVEFLVSDPTKVEPLIAELEAKGFPVGGTGAALGNIVHTQGWVHCHTPATDASGVVKAVMDDLFEYFGSMKLPSKLRVGLACCLNMCGAAHCSDLAIVGVHRTVPRINHEKIRKGTEIPSLVASCPTGAIRPDPKNKSVIVHEEKCMYCGNCYTMAPGMEIMDAKNDGCAILVGGKVSNARTNPSFSRMVIPFLPNNPPRWPEVTAAVRNIVETWIVNGRKGERLGEWIERIGWEKFFTLTGIPFSDKLIDDYIFSRETFRTSATFKY; translated from the coding sequence ATGGCAAAACTCGATCAAGGCCCAATAAATTATAAAGATATGCTTCCTCCGATCATTGCGGAGAATTATGGCCAATGGCAATATCATGAGATTCCCCGTCCGGGTTTGCTGAAGCATGTTGCGGAAAGCGGCGCGGAATTATACAGTGTTCGGGTCGGATCGCCACGCTTGGTAAGTCTCGATTTTGTTCGGGAAATCTGCGATATAGCGGATACTTTTTGTGACGGTTATCTCCGTTTTACCAGCCGGAATAATGTGGAGTTTCTTGTTTCCGATCCGACGAAAGTCGAGCCTCTAATTGCAGAATTAGAAGCGAAAGGATTCCCTGTCGGCGGTACTGGCGCAGCTCTCGGCAATATTGTTCACACCCAGGGATGGGTCCATTGCCATACCCCTGCGACGGACGCTTCTGGGGTCGTTAAAGCGGTCATGGATGATCTTTTTGAATATTTTGGTTCGATGAAACTTCCGTCAAAATTACGGGTCGGATTAGCTTGCTGCCTTAATATGTGCGGGGCCGCGCATTGCAGTGATCTTGCTATTGTTGGTGTCCATCGGACCGTTCCCCGGATTAATCATGAGAAGATCAGAAAGGGAACTGAGATCCCCAGTCTGGTTGCCAGCTGTCCTACCGGCGCGATTCGTCCGGATCCGAAAAATAAGAGTGTTATTGTTCACGAAGAAAAATGCATGTATTGCGGAAACTGCTATACAATGGCTCCGGGGATGGAAATCATGGATGCCAAGAATGACGGCTGCGCGATCCTGGTGGGTGGAAAAGTCTCCAACGCCCGGACAAATCCCAGTTTCTCCCGGATGGTTATCCCCTTCCTCCCCAATAATCCGCCGCGCTGGCCGGAAGTTACCGCTGCAGTTCGGAATATTGTTGAGACATGGATTGTCAACGGTCGCAAAGGAGAACGCCTGGGAGAATGGATTGAACGGATCGGCTGGGAAAAGTTCTTTACGCTTACCGGTATTCCATTCTCAGATAAGCTGATTGATGATTACATCTTCTCCAGAGAAACCTTCCGCACCTCAGCCACATTTAAGTATTAA
- the dsrA gene encoding dissimilatory-type sulfite reductase subunit alpha — MTEKKTPQMDELENGKWPSFVTEIKKAAVKNPAAEELLQLLEKSYEDKIGHWKHGGIVGVRGYGGGVIGRYTDVPEEFPHLAEFHTMRLSAPSAWFYNTKTLRRICDIWEKHGSGLTNFHGSTGDIIMLGMNTEHIQPAFDDFSEAGIDLGGSGSCLRSPSCCVGPARCQNACYDTLEACYNITNEYQDELHRPMWPYKFKFKFSGCANDCTASIARSDCSVIGTWRDSIIIDQEAVKQYAAEGMNIQERVCDKCPTRALKFNHDTKELAVIAEDCSRCMHCINVMPKAVKPGKEKGATILLGGKSTIVQSAFMSWVIVPFMKMENEDDYAEFKDMMARIWEWWDENGKTRERIGETVYRLGMGRFLREVGLPPVPQMVFRPRANPYVFWQKDEIIE, encoded by the coding sequence GAATTGGAAAATGGAAAATGGCCTAGTTTTGTAACGGAAATAAAAAAGGCTGCCGTAAAAAACCCTGCCGCAGAAGAACTTCTTCAACTTTTAGAGAAATCCTACGAGGATAAAATCGGCCACTGGAAACACGGAGGAATCGTCGGGGTCAGAGGGTACGGCGGCGGTGTCATCGGGCGTTATACGGACGTTCCGGAAGAATTCCCGCATTTGGCCGAATTCCATACCATGCGTTTAAGTGCACCTTCAGCCTGGTTTTACAATACCAAGACACTGCGGAGGATTTGTGATATCTGGGAAAAGCACGGAAGCGGGCTCACTAATTTCCATGGATCTACCGGAGATATTATTATGTTAGGGATGAACACGGAACATATCCAGCCTGCTTTTGACGATTTTTCTGAGGCAGGGATCGACCTTGGGGGATCCGGATCCTGTTTGAGATCACCCAGCTGTTGTGTCGGTCCTGCTCGTTGCCAGAATGCCTGCTATGATACGTTAGAAGCCTGTTACAACATCACAAATGAATATCAGGATGAACTGCATCGTCCGATGTGGCCCTATAAATTCAAATTTAAGTTTTCCGGCTGCGCGAATGATTGCACAGCCTCGATCGCCCGTTCGGACTGTTCGGTTATTGGGACGTGGAGAGATTCTATCATTATCGACCAGGAAGCTGTGAAGCAATACGCCGCGGAGGGCATGAATATTCAGGAGCGCGTCTGCGACAAATGCCCGACCCGCGCTTTGAAATTCAACCATGATACCAAAGAACTCGCTGTCATCGCGGAAGATTGCTCGCGCTGCATGCACTGCATCAATGTTATGCCGAAAGCGGTCAAACCTGGCAAGGAAAAAGGCGCAACGATTCTGCTCGGCGGAAAATCCACGATCGTACAGTCTGCATTTATGTCTTGGGTTATCGTACCATTTATGAAAATGGAAAACGAAGACGATTATGCCGAATTTAAAGACATGATGGCTCGTATTTGGGAATGGTGGGATGAAAACGGTAAAACACGTGAGCGCATCGGTGAGACTGTTTATCGTCTGGGTATGGGTAGGTTCCTGCGCGAAGTTGGTCTGCCGCCTGTTCCGCAAATGGTATTCCGCCCGCGTGCTAATCCGTACGTCTTCTGGCAAAAAGACGAGATCATTGAATAG